Proteins found in one Mustela lutreola isolate mMusLut2 chromosome 10, mMusLut2.pri, whole genome shotgun sequence genomic segment:
- the SLC2A1 gene encoding solute carrier family 2, facilitated glucose transporter member 1 — translation MEPSSKKLTGRLMLAVGGAVLGSLQFGYNTGVINAPQKVIEEFYNQTWFHRYGESISSTTLTTLWSLSVAIFSVGGMIGSFSVGLFVNRFGRRNSMLMMNLLAFVSSVLMGFSKLSKSFEMLILGRFIIGVYCGLTTGFVPMYVGEVSPTALRGALGTLHQLGIVVGILIAQVFGLDSIMGNEDLWPLLLSVIFIPALVQCVLLPFCPESPRFLLINRNEENRAKSVLKKLRGTADVTRDLQEMKEESRQMMREKKVTILELFRSPAYRQPILIAVVLQLSQQLSGINAVFYYSTSIFEKAGVQQPVYATIGSGIVNTAFTVVSLFVVERAGRRTLHLIGLAGMAGCAVLMTIALALLEQLPWMSYLSIVAIFGFVAFFEVGPGPIPWFIVAELFSQGPRPAAIAVAGFSNWTSNFIVGMCFQYVEQLCGPYVFIIFTVLLVLFFIFTYFKVPETKGRTFDEIASGFRQGGASQSDKTPEELFHPLGADSQV, via the exons GTGATCGAGGAGTTCTACAACCAGACATGGTTCCACCGCTATGGGGAGAGCATCTCGTCGACCACACTCACCACCCTGTGGTCCCTCTCTGTGGCCATTTTCTCTGTAGGAGGCATGATTGGCTCCTTCTCTGTGGGCCTTTTTGTTAACCGCTTTGGCAG GCGGAACTCCATGCTGATGATGAACCTGCTGGCCTTTGTGTCCTCTGTGCTCATGGGCTTCTCGAAACTGAGCAAGTCCTTTGAGATGCTCATCCTGGGCCGCTTCATCATTGGTGTGTACTGTGGCCTGACCACAGGCTTCGTGCCCATGTACGTGGGGGAGGTGTCCCCTACAGCCCTCCGCGGGGCCCTGGGCACCCTGCACCAGCTGGGCATCGTCGTCGGCATCCTGATTGCCCAG GTGTTCGGCCTGGACTCCATCATGGGCAACGAGGACCTGTGGCCCCTGCTGCTGAGCGTCATCTTCATCCCAGCCCTGGTACAGTGCGTCCTGCTTCCCTTCTGCCCCGAGAGCCCCCGCTTCCTGCTCATCAACCGCAACGAGGAGAACCGGGCCAAGAGTG TGCTGAAGAAGCTGCGCGGGACGGCTGATGTGACCCGCGACCTGCAGGAGATGAAGGAGGAGAGTCGGCAGATGATGCGGGAGAAGAAGGTCACCATCCTGGAGCTGTTCCGCTCGCCCGCCTACCGCCAGCCCATCCTCATCGCCGTGGTGCTGCAGCTGTCCCAGCAGCTGTCGGGCATCAATGCT GTGTTCTATTACTCCACGAGCATCTTCGAGAAGGCGGGGGTGCAGCAGCCTGTGTATGCCACCATCGGCTCCGGCATCGTCAACACAGCCTTCACTGTCGTGTCG CTGTTCGTGGTGGAGCGAGCTGGCCGGCGGACCCTGCACCTCATCGGCCTGGCCGGCATGGCGGGCTGTGCCGTGCTCATGACCATCGCGCTGGCGTTGCTG GAACAGCTGCCCTGGATGTCCTATCTCAGCATCGTGGCCATCTTTGGCTTTGTGGCCTTCTTTGAAGTGGGCCCTGGTCCCATCCCGTGGTTCATTGTGGCTGAACTCTTCAGCCAGGGTCCTCGCCCAGCTGCCATTGCTGTTGCTGGCTTCTCCAACTGGACCTCAAATTTCATTGTGGGCATGTGCTTTCAGTATGTCGAG CAACTGTGTGGGCCGTATGTCTTCATCATCTTCACTGTGCTCCTGGttctcttcttcatcttcacCTACTTCAAAGTTCCTGAGACGAAAGGCCGGACCTTTGACGAGATTGCTTCTGGTTTCCGGCAGGGGGGAGCCAGCCAAAGTGACAAGACGCCCGAGGAGCTCTTCCACCCCCTGGGGGCTGATTCCCAAGTGTGA